A single genomic interval of Spinacia oleracea cultivar Varoflay chromosome 6, BTI_SOV_V1, whole genome shotgun sequence harbors:
- the LOC130464416 gene encoding uncharacterized protein, producing MEGSLHKLFAPIVLVALILVLSTTTVSSEEMPKMYVMEEVTMVEPNTNMVHNNGNIHKPKMMIMQFVDQQNNKEAYSMAATTTSTTSSSTESGLRCADEGEYCNTLFGNSCCPGIDCVQGPFVGGRCHKW from the exons ATGGAGGGTTCCTTACACAAGCTTTTTGCTCCAATTGTTTTGGTTGCCCTAATCTTGGTTTTGAGTACTACAACag TAAGTAGTGAAGAAATGCCAAAGATGTACGTAATGGAAGAAGTGACAATGGTGGAACCAAACACAAACATGGTGCATAATAATGGGAATATTCATAAACCAAAGATGATGATAATGCAATTTGTtgatcaacaaaataataaggAAGCTTATTCTATGGCGGCAACAACCACGTCGACGACGTCGTCTTCGACTGAGTCTGGTCTGAGATGCGCCGATGAGGGCGAATATTGTAACACCCTCTTTGGAAATAGTTGTTGCCCTGGTATTGATTGTGTTCAAGGACCTTTTGTAGGTGGTAGGTGCCATAAATGGTAA
- the LOC110793032 gene encoding pathogenesis-related protein 1B-like: MKLSFIYLFCAIFSTTTLLTSHADDNQKQFLDVHNAARAQVGVPPLKWNTTLATFAQNLADKVKQTSDDLVRSGSPYGENKAAGYDAFTAVDAVNQWVEEKKNYDHNSNVCLKGKECKHYKQVVWKDSLSVGCASIIFGAGWPFVVCEYYPPGNVPGKLPY, from the coding sequence ATGAAGTTATcatttatttatcttttttgtGCCATTTTTTCCACCACAACTCTTCTAACATCCCATGCCGACGACAACCAAAAACAGTTCCTAGACGTGCACAACGCCGCCCGTGCGCAAGTCGGTGTGCCACCCCTTAAATGGAACACCACCCTTGCGACGTTCGCACAAAACTTGGCCGACAAAGTCAAGCAAACATCTGATGACCTGGTGAGGTCCGGTAGTCCTTACGGCGAGAACAAGGCCGCCGGCTACGATGCTTTTACGGCGGTTGATGCAGTTAACCAATGGGTGGAGGAGAAAAAGAACTATGATCATAATTCAAATGTTTGTTTGAAGGGTAAAGAATGTAAACATTataaacaggtggtttggaagGACAGTTTATCCGTTGGGTGTGCTAGTATTATATTTGGTGCTGGTTGGCCTTTTGTTGTTTGTGAATATTATCCACCTGGCAACGTTCCTGGTAAATTGCCTTATTAA